The nucleotide window AGGCCACCGCGGCAGGACACTGCAACCGCCCCCGTATTGCCGCCGCGCGATGTTTCACTCGCCGCACCGCGCCCCTAACATGCGTACAGCACGGACGACGAACCGCTCGTGACCGTCGCGCCAGCCCGACGCACCTCCCGCGTTGCTTCCCACCACATGACCATCATGCGCCCCGCACTCGCCTCGTTGCTGCGTCAAACCCCCTTCGCGGCGACGTCAGCGGTCCTGTTCGTTCTTTCCGCGTGCACCACCACGACCGGGCGTACGCCCGCTCCGCTCACCACCCGGGCAGCACGCCGACAGCTCGAGTGGCCACGGCGACGGCGACCGAGCGCCGTGCGCACTCCCGATGCGCGCATGGAGCGCTTTGTCGACTCGGTCCTCGCCGGCCTCACGCTCGAGGAAAGTGGGGGGACAGCTCACCCAGTACCGTGGGCAATTTGACTCACCGGGCCGCAGACCCCCGAGGCCGGGGCGGTCGACATTCGCGCCGGACGCGTCGGCTCGTTCCCGGGCGTCGCTGGCGCCGCGGTCACCCGCGAGGATGCAACGCGTGGCGGTCGAGGAATCGCGGGCGAAGATCCCGGTCCTCTTCGCCCACGACGTCGTCCACGGCTTCCGCACCATCTTCCCCGTCCCCCTGGCCGAGGCGTCGAGTTGGGACCCGGCGGCCGTGCAGCGCGCCGCCCGAATTGCAGCTGCCGAAGGGGCGCTAACGGCCTGCACTGGACCTTTGCGCCGATGGTCGACATCGCGCGATCCGCGCTGGGGGCGCGTGGTCGAGGCTCGGGAGAAGATCCGTATCTGGGAAGCGTGATGGCCGCCGCCCAGTGCGCGGCTACCCAGAGGAACGATCTGCGCGATTCGCTCGCCCCTCATCGCCAGCGTCAAGCACTTCGTTCGGCTGTGGCGCCGCCGAGGGGGGCGCGACTACAACACGACCGATATCCCGGCGCGTACGCTGCGGGAGATCTATCTCCCGCCGTTCCAGCGGCGGTGAACGCGGGGCGCGATCGGTGATGGCCTCGTTCAATGAGATCGACGGCGTCCCGATGCATGCGAACCGCGCGCTCATCGACGGCGTGCTGCGCGATCGCTGGGGTTGGGACGGCATCCCCTGGTGAGCGACTACACCGGCGTGATGGAACTGCTCAACCACGGCATCGGTGGCGACACCGCCACCGTCGGACGACTGGCGCTCGACGCCGGGATCGACGTCGACATGGTGAGCAACATCTTCTTCTCGTATCTCCCCGCCGAGGTGCGCGCTGGCCGACTGCCGCTGGCCGCAGTGGACAGCGCGGTGCGCCGCGTGCTGCGCGTGAAGTACGAGATGGGGCTGTTCGCCGACCCGTACCACCACAGCAGCGAGGCGCGTGAACGGGCGCTGACCCTCTCGCCCGCCTACGTGGCCGAGGCGCGCGACATGGCCCGGCGCTCGATCGTGCTGCTCAAGAACAGCGGCGGCGCCCTCCCCTTGTCGAAGTCGTTAGGCACGCTGGCCGTGATCGGGACACTCGCCGACGACGCACGCTCGGCCCTCGGCAACTGGGCCGCCGTGGGACGCCCGGAGGACGCCGTCACGATCCTCGCCGGCATTCGGCAGGCGGGCGGCTCGCGCACGCGCATCCTCTACGCGCCGGGCGCCCCGGTCGACAGCGCCGACACGACCGGCTTTGCCGAGGCCGTGCGGATCGCCCGGCAGGCCGATGCCGTGGTGCTCGTGCTCGGCGAGCACCAGGACATGAGCGCCGAGGCGCGCAACCGCGCGTCGCTCGACCTGCCGGGGGTGCAGCTGCAACTGGCGCAGGCTGTGGTGGCCACCGGCAAGCCGGTGGTTGTGATCCTCGAGAACGGCCGGCCCCTGTCGATCCCCTGGCTCGCCGACCACGTCCCCGCCATCCTCGAGACGTGGTACCTCGGCGTACAAATGGGGCCCGCCGTGGCCGACGTCCTGTTTGGCGACGCCAACCCGGGGGGCAAGCTCCCGGCGTCGTTCCCGCGTACGGTCGGGCAGGTCCCCGTCTACTACAATCACAAGAACACCGGGCGTCCCCCGACGAGCGCGAACGCTACACGTCCAAGTACCTCGACGTGCCGTGGACCCCGCAGTGGGCGTTCGGACATGGGTTGAGCTACACGGCGTTTGCCTATGAGCCCCCGACGCTCAGCGCCACGCAACTCACGATGGGTGACTCCGTCGTCGTGCGTGTGGCGCTCACCAACACCGGACACGTGCCGGCGACGAGGTGGTGCAGCTGCATGTGCGTGACGACGTCGGAGCGTGACGCGCCCGGTGAAGATGCTGCGCGGCTTCGAGCGCGTATCGCTGGCGCCCGGCGAGCGGCGTACCGTCTCGTTCACCCTGCGGCCGCGCGACCTGGCGTTCTACGACCTGGGGATGCGCCACGTGGTGGAGCCCGGGACGTTCACCGTGTATGTCGGCGGCAGCTCCGTCGACGTGCGCGAGGCGCGCTTTCGCGTGACCGGGGCGACGACGGTCGTGCCGGATCGGGGGCTGGTGCCGTAGGGGGGGCGGTGCCTGGGGTCAGAGCTGGGGTCAGAGCTGGGGTCAGAGCTAGGGTCAGAGCTAGGGTCAGAGCATGCGTCCGCACCGCGTCCGCTCACTGCGGCCAATCGCATGCACATGCAACCGATTGGTACGGCACCTCGCGTCAGTGCGCGTAGTATTGCCCAGGTGCAGACGCACGACCCAACTCGCCCAGCACGACGTAGAGGTACCCACATGGCTCGCCCTCCTCGCACCGTCATTGCGGGTGTACCGCTTCATATCACGCAACGCGGCAACGATCGCGTGCGCACGTTTCACGACGATCGGGACGTCACGTACTACCGCGAACTGCTGCTCGACGCGACGCGCGCCCTCGGCTGCGCCGTGCACGCGTACGTCTTCATGCCGAACCACGTGCATCTCCTGGTCACGCCGCCCGACCCGTCGGCGCCCGCGCGCTTGATGCAGCGCCTCGGCGCACGCTATGTGCGCTATGTCAACACCGTCTATGCGCGCACAGGCACCCTGTGGGAGGGACGGTATCGCTCCTCGCTTGTCGATTCGGACCGATATGTGCTGACCTGCATGCGTTACATCGAACTGAATCCTGTCCGCGCAGGTCTCGTGAGCGAGCCGGAGCTCGTTAGGTGTTCGAGTTACCGGTATCACGCGTTGGGCGAAGCCGATGCACTCGTGTCTCCACATCCGCTCTACTTGGCCTTGGGCGCGTCGCCTCGTGATCGTCGCGACGCGTATCGCGCAATGTGCCGATGGGCGTTGAGCCCCGAGGTACTTCGCGACATTCGTCGCTCCATTGGCAGCAGAAACGGCCGGGCGGATGCACGCAGCGGGACGGAGTTTGAGACGCAAGGTCTGCTCCGACCCCAGCTCTGACCCCAGCTCTGACCCCAGCTCTGACCCCAGCTGTCGCCCTCGCCCCCGCGATTCCGCTCTAGACCCACAGAGCGGGCAACGCGTGATCACTATCGAGGAGACGACACATGCGACGAGCCTGGTTACTCACGGCCGGCATCATCGTGGGATGCGGAGGGGGCAGCGAGACGGCGGTCACACCACCCCCGGTGGCGGTCGCGACCGTCACCGTCACCGAGTCGTCGATACCGACGCTGCTCGTTGGGAGCAGCGTCCAGCTCACCGCGACGGCCCGCGACGCGCAGAACAATGCGCTCCCGGCCAGGCCGATTGCCTGGAGCTCGTCGGCACCCAGCATCGCCTCGGTGTCGGCGACCGGACTGGTAACGGGCGTCGCGCCTGGCGCCGCGCAGGTGCGCGCCACCGCCGATGGCAAGTTCGCCGAGGTCGCCGTGACCGTGCGAGCACAGCCGTGGAGCCTCACCGGATCGCTCGCGATCGGCCGGACGCTGCACTCCCTCACGGTACTCGCCAACGGCAGCGTCCTTGCCACCGGAGGGCAGGTGCTCGGCACGCCGTTCCAGACCATCCGTAGCGCCGAACTCTATGACCCGGCCTCGGGGAGCTGGCGAACGGTGGGAAGCCTAACGACTGGGCGCGCGAATCACGTCGCCATCCGGCTCCTCAACGGCAAGGTCCTCGTCGCAGGCGGCTACTCGCTCGAGCCGTCGACGCGCCTCGCCAGCGCAGAGCTGTATGACCCGGTGACCGAGGCATGGAGCGTGACGGGTAGCATGTCGGAGCCCCGCGACCTTGCCGCCGCCGCGCTCCTCCCCGACGGGCGCGTTCTCGTGGCGGGTGGGTCGGGCGCCGGCACCAACCTGAATGCGTTGGCGACCGCGGAGATCTACGACCCTGCAACCGGACGCTGGAGCAGGGCGGCCAACCTGTCAGTCGCACGCGGCGGTCACACTGCCACGTCGCTTGCGAACGGCAAGGTCCTCGTGGCAGGGGGAGGGTCGGGCACCTTCACCGCGCCTACCCTGCACGCCAGCGCCGAACTGTATGACCCGGCCACCGGGGTGTGGAGGACGACGGGAAGCGTGACCATTGCGCGCGGCTTCCACCGCGCCGTGGCGCTTCCTGACGGACGACTGCTCCTGACGGGCGGCAGCGATTTCGTCTCCACCGTCTTTCCGTCATCCGACCTCTACGACGCGGCGAGCGGTGCCTGGTCGATCACGGCGGCGTTGGGAACGGGCCGCATCTCGCACTCGGCTACCGTCCTGCGCAACGGGAGCGTGCTGGTGGCGGGCGGCGGCAACGGAGGAAGCGCGCCGCTCGCCGGCGCCGAACTCTTCGACCTTGCCACGGGGCGATGGGCAGCCGCGGGCGACATGCGCGTGTCGCGTTCCAATCACGCGGCAGCGCTGCTGCCCAACGGTAAGGTGTTGGTGGCCGGCGGACAGGGCGTCGGCGCTTCGACGAGCGCCGAGCTCTTCGATCCCGGATGACCTCCGGCCGTTCGTGGGCCGGGCAGCGGCACTGACGCGGCGAGTCCCCGTGTCGGGTTTGAGCGGCCGATTTCCGCTCTCGGTGCATGTGCGGGTGTGGGTCTCTCGCGGTCCCCCCCAGCCCGTGACGCACCTAGGTGCCGCGAACGACAATGAACGGAGGATGGAACCGATGCTTCTCCGCAAAGTGCTGGTCATCGCGGGAGCGCTGTCGCTCTCGCTCATGGGATGTTCCGATCGACTCGCCTCGCCGGCCGCGAACGACACGGAGCGCTTGCTCCTGGCGGAACGAGTGCTCGCCCTCAAGGCCCGCGTCGGTGAGACGGGGCGCATCACCCTGGAGCAGCGTCGCGAACTCGACGACATCACGCACGACATCGCCGCCTGGCAGGCGCGCACCGGGCGCACCGACCTCTCGGTCTCCAAGCCCCAGCGCCCCTCGACCGTGACCACCTCCGCGCTCGTCACCAAGGCCCCAACGGAGTCTTGCAGTGCCTGTCCCGCCGTGAAGTCCAACGGTGGATACATCTGCTTCCTCGACTGGCAGGGCCCGTGCGGCGCACCCGGAGACATCATCCAGCGAGTCTGCACCTACGCGTGCATCTACCTGGGCCCAGTTCCGATCAAGCGCTGATCCTTCGTGCGAGAGTCACTGTCGGGTTTGCGCCCGCCTTTCCGCTCACAGATCGCGTCCCGAATAGGCCTGACGCGTTCACCCTCCTTCCGGAGCCCATCCATGAAAGCCATCGTCACCCTCGTCGCGACCGCACTCGCGGTCACCGGATGTTCGAGCCTCACCGGCCCCAACGACCGCGACGCCGCCGCGCGCGACGCGCTGGCCAAGCGGCAGCTCGAGGTCGCATCCAAGGTCCCGCAAGTCTCCGGGAAGCTCGCCGCGAACTGACGCGAGGGCGCCGGCATGTCGGTCACACCGTTGTTCCACGATCGACATGCCGGCGGGATGGCCCTCGCGCAGGCGTTGTCGCAACACGTTAGGCGTCCGGGCACCGTGGTGCTCGGGATGGCGAGGGGAGGAGTCGCTGTCGCGGCCCCCGTCGCCCGGGCGCTCGACGCCTCGCTCGACACCTTCGTCGGCCGCAAGCTGGGCGTCCCGGGGCTGGAGGAAGTCGCGTTTGGCGCCATCGCCGAGGGAGATGAGGGGCCAGTCCTCGAGGGCGTACACGACTACATCGGCCTGCCGCGCCGAGTGGTGACGACCATCGTGGCGCACGAACGTGAGGAGATGGCGCGGCGCATCCGGCGCTATCGCGATGGCCATCCGCTCCCTTCCCTCGCAGGTCGCACGGTGATCGTGGTGGACGATGGCCTCGCCAGTGGCGCGACGCTCACCGCCGCCGGACGCGCACTGCGCCGACACCGCCCCGCACGTCTCATCGCCGCGGTCCCCGTCGCCTCGACCGATGGACTGCAGTCCGCGCGCGCCACGTTCGACGAGGTGGTCGCCGTCGCGACGCCCGCACCGTTCGGGACGGTCTCCGATTGGTATCGCGACTACGATCCGGTCAGCGATGCGGAGGTTCGCGCCCTGCTCGGACGCGCTCCTGCACCTGAACACCGCGAGCACGCAGCTGCGCCGGCCGGGAACGAGCGCGACGTCGCGATCCCCTCCACCGAGCCCGGATTCACGCTCGTCATGCCCGGCGAGCTCGGAATGCCTCCGGACGCACGCTCGCCACACGGTCTGGTCATCCTGGCCCACGGCGGAGGGAGCAGTCGCGGGAGCTATCGCAATCGGTACCTCGCGGCGCGCTTGCGGCTGGCGGGTTGGGCCACGCTGCGCGTCGACCTGCTCGGGGAGCGCGAGCGCGACGCCGATACCGACGGCGGATGCGCTTCGACATCGCACGCATCACGCGCCGACTCCTCGTTGCCACGCGCTGGTGCCTGGACCATGACGTTGCGGGTGCGGATCACATCGTCCTCTTCGGCGCCAGCACCGGCGCCGCGGCGCGATAGGTGTCGCGGCTGCCCTCCCCGCTCATGTCCACGGCGTGATCGCGAGGGGCGGACGTGTCGACCTCGCCGCGGATCACCTCGCGCACGTGCAGGCGCCGTCGCTGCTCGTCGTTGGAAGTGCCGACGGGGACACCCTGCGCCTCAACCGTGAATCCGCGCGGCGACTCGGGGGGGCGGTCACACTGCGCATCGTACGAGGCGCAGGACACACCTTCGAGGAAGCCGGCGCACTCGGACGCGTCGGTGAGCACGTCTCCGCATGGCTCACCCGCCAGCGGCTCATGCAGCGCATCAGGCGCTGGTGGCCAGTCGCACCCATCTGGCCGGCGACGCTGCGCGCTGGTATGCTCGCGCGAGATAGGGTCTGACGATCCGCTGCGGCGACCGACATGTCACACATTGATCCCCACCAGTGGGCCGAACTCGGGCCCCTGCTCGATCGCGCCTTGGAACTCACCGCCGAGGCAAGAGAGGCGTGGCTCCACGAGCTCGCGGCGCAATCGCCCGAGCTCGCGGCGTCGCTCACCGCCTTGCTCTCGGCCGACGCGCGCGCTGACGAACGCGGCTTTCTCGCTGAGTCGCCGGCCGCCAGCCTCGCCGGACGCGAACTCGGGCACTACACCCTCATCCGCCCACTTGGCCACGGCGGCATGGGATCGGTCTGGCTGGCGCGGCGTACCGACGGCCGCTTCGAGGGTCTCGCCGCGGTCAAGCTGATGAGCCTCGCCCTGATGGGCGAGACGGGACAGGCGCGCTTTCGTCGCGAAGGGACCGCACTCGCCCGCCTTCGGCATCCGGCCATTGGTCGTTTGCTCGACGCCGGCGTGGCTCCAAGCGGGCAGCCCTATTTGGTGCTGGAGTACGTCGACGGTCAGCACATCGACGTGCACGCCGATGCCGCGAGGCTGTCGCAGCATCAACGCATCGAGCTCATCCTGCAGGTGCTCGACGCGGTCGTGCACGCCCACGCCAATCTCGTCGTCCACCGCGACCTCAAGCCGTCAAACATCCTGGTCACCGCCGAGGGCCAGGTGAAGCTGCTCGACTTTGGCATCGCCAAGCTGTTGCAGGAAGACGGGGAAGACGCGCGCACCGCCCTCACCTCCGACGGCGCCGGTGCGCTGACGCTCGACTACGCCTCGCCGGAGCAACTCCGCGGCGAGGACATCACCACCGCGACCGACATCTACGCGCTTGGCGTCCTGCTCTACTTGCTCCTGTCGGGGCGCCATCCCACGCGCGGGCCACATCCAACGCCCGCCGAGGCGGTGCACGGGATCCTCCAGGTCGAGCCGCGCCCGTTGGGGCTCGGCGATCTCGATACCATCATCGCCAAGGCACTGCGCAAGTCACCGGCCGAGCGCTACGCAACGGCGGCGACCCTTGCCGATGACCTGCGCCGCTACCTGCGCGACGAGCCGGTGAGCGCACGCCCGGATTCGTTGGGGTATCGCGCACGCAAGTTCGTCAGGCGCAATCGCGGCGCCGTCGCCGCGGCGGTTGTGATGGCGATCGTCCTCATCGGATCGACTGCGTTTTCGGTGGTACAGGCGAGACGCGCGGCGGAACAGCGCGATGTCGCGGTGCGATCGGCGCGGCGGGCAACCGCGATGACCGAGCTGCAGGCGGTGCTGGCCGGCGACAACCGAAGGGCCGATGGCAAACCGCTCACCACGGCGGAGCGCATCGCCCTCGCCGAAGAGGTGCTCGTGGCACAGTTCGGGAGCGAGCCGTGGCTGGTGTCGGAAGTGTTGATCGATCTGTCGACCCGCCTGGGAGAATCGATGGACCGCACGGGAGAGCGCGCGCTCCTGGCACGCGCAGCCGCCATTGCGCGCGCAGGCAATCAAAGGGAACCGCTTGCACTCGCGTCGTGCGCTCGATCGACGAGTTTCTGGAGTCGAGTCACTCAACGATTCCGCGTCCGCCGAGCTGTCGATCGCCAAGGCGGCCCTGGCTCGCGCCGGGAGCACCGTGGATCCCATCGTGCGCTCACGGTGCCTCGAGGCGGAGGGCAAGGCCCTCGAGGCGAGTGGGCAAGGTGACTCGGCTGTGACGCTCCTGCGCCAGGCAGTCGCGCTGTTCGACGACAAGCCAACCGACTCGTACCGGCTCGGGATGATCACCGCCCTGTCCGAGCTGCTGCGCCTCACCAACCACCATCGCGAAGCAGCTGCGTTACAGCAGAAGGTCGTTCGGGATCTGGTGGGCGTAGGCCTGACCAACGCCGAGGCGTTTCCGAATGTGCTCACCTTCCTCGATCGAACGCTCGCCGACCTCGGCGAGCTGCACGTGGTCGACTCGATTGTTGGGGGGCTCATTCTGGAGCGAGAGGCGGCGGCCGGCTCGTCGCGCGTCCCGCTCCTGATGTCTTTCCTGCACGGGATGAACAAGCAGCGCTTGGGCGAAATCGATTCGGCCGATCACTGGCTCGGACGCGCGATGTCCGTGCCGTGGCAGCAGGGTGGGACGATGGGGAATTGGCTCCCATCCACGCTGGCCCAGGTGCGCGTGAGCCAGGGGCGCCTGGCCGACGCGCGCGCGGCGGCGGCGAACCTCCCCAGCGGCACGCGCGGGCGTCGCGCGACCGGCGCCATGGTACGCGCCCTGATCCTGCACGCGGAGGGGAGGCCGGCGGCGGCGTTGCAGCTGCTTGAGCGCGAGATGACCGCGCTCTACGCCGAGTCGCCGGTGACGCAGTCGCTGTTCACCTTGCCGCTGGTGACCGCCGGGGAGTTGCGGCTGGCGGCTGGCGATGCGCACGCCGCAGACTCATTGGCACAGCTCGGCTGGCGGGCGGCGGCGCTCGACTCGCTGGCCCAGACGCGCAGCGCGCTAGCCGGGCGCGCCGACCTGCTGCGGGCGCGGGCGCTGCGCCAGCTGGGCGACACGACCGCACTTCGCATGGTGACGGCGCGCGCCATCGCCGCGCTCACCAACGGCTCTGGCCCCACGAGCGCGTGGACCCGTGCGGCGCGCGCGTTCGGTGACTCGCTCGCGCGTTGAGTCGGCGCGCGCGGTCGTTGCGCGCTGGGTCAGGGCGTCGCGTCGAGCGCGTGCTGGAGCATGAGGCGCGCCTTGCGCCAATCGCGTTGCACCGTCCGGTCCGACGTGCCGCGCATGTGGGCGATCTCGACAAAGCTGTAGCCACAGAAGAAGTGCAGGTCGACCAACTGCGCGAGCTTGGGTTCGAGCTGCGCCAGCTCGTCGAGCGACGTTGACAGTCGCTCCAGCTCGGTCACGTCGTGTGAGGCGGCAGGGTCCACCGCCGCCTGCGCATTGCCCAGCGTGATCTCGAACGCCCCGCCGCCTCGCTTCTGCGCCATGCCGCGGCGCGCATAGTCGATGACGATGCTGCGCATCGCGCGTGCGGCGTAACCCATGAAGTGCGCCTGATCGGGAAACTGGACGCGATCGCGGGACGCAAGGTTGAGGTAGGCCTCGTGCAGCAGCGTGGTGGCGCCGAGCGAAAGGTCGGAGCCCATGCGCTGCAGCTGGATCGCGGCCAGGCGATGCAGCTCGTCGTAGAGGGCGGCGAAGAGGGCGTTGGACGCTGGCTCAGTCATGGTGAGGTGCTCAGCCCCTTGTCGTCACGCCGCATCCCGCCACGCCAACGCCACCAACGGCGACACCACGAGAAACTGCACGACGGTGAACGCCGACTCCAGCAACAAGAAGGAGGAGACCGACGTCATCCGGTACTTCGCCGCCACCGGCAGCGTCGTGAACGTCCACGCCAGCACGCCAAACACCAAGGCGAAGCCCGCCGCCCCCTGCAACCACGCCTCGCGATTCGTGCTGAACAGGCGCGGATAGAGCCAGGCGAAGATCAGCGCCTGCACGATCATCGTGGCGAGCCCCAGGGGGATGATCACCTCCTGGCGATACATCTCCAGGCGCTCGTACTGTGTGCGAAACGTCGTCAGGTGCCAGAAGTAGCCCAGCGGGAACGTCGGCAACAGGTAGGCGGCCACAGCCAGCCAGAACGGTCGTCCCATGCGAGAAGTCTCCGATGAGGGGGAGCCGGTGCGGCGGGTAACGTAGCAGACTGGAGGACGCGTACGCACCACCAGCGACGGTCAAGGCCATGCGCGATCAGCGCGCGGTCGTGCTTCGGAAGGTCAGGAGTGCGTGGAAGGCGTCTGCTCGGAGGCTGCTCGGGGTCTGCTCGGGGTCTGCTCGGGGTCTGCTCGGGGTCAGAGCTGAGCTCTGACCCCAGCTCTGACCCGCAAGGAACTCCACTCACGTCCCCCGTCTTGCCTCAGACATCGCACGCGTTCTTTCCTCCCCGTCCCCCCGATGTCGCCTTCTTCGCGCGCCGCCGCCACGA belongs to Gemmatimonadota bacterium and includes:
- a CDS encoding glycoside hydrolase family 3 C-terminal domain-containing protein, whose translation is MSDYTGVMELLNHGIGGDTATVGRLALDAGIDVDMVSNIFFSYLPAEVRAGRLPLAAVDSAVRRVLRVKYEMGLFADPYHHSSEARERALTLSPAYVAEARDMARRSIVLLKNSGGALPLSKSLGTLAVIGTLADDARSALGNWAAVGRPEDAVTILAGIRQAGGSRTRILYAPGAPVDSADTTGFAEAVRIARQADAVVLVLGEHQDMSAEARNRASLDLPGVQLQLAQAVVATGKPVVVILENGRPLSIPWLADHVPAILETWYLGVQMGPAVADVLFGDANPGGKLPASFPRTVGQVPVYYNHKNTGRPPTSANATRPSTSTCRGPRSGRSDMG
- a CDS encoding fibronectin type III-like domain-contianing protein — protein: MTRPVKMLRGFERVSLAPGERRTVSFTLRPRDLAFYDLGMRHVVEPGTFTVYVGGSSVDVREARFRVTGATTVVPDRGLVP
- a CDS encoding transposase, coding for MRTFHDDRDVTYYRELLLDATRALGCAVHAYVFMPNHVHLLVTPPDPSAPARLMQRLGARYVRYVNTVYARTGTLWEGRYRSSLVDSDRYVLTCMRYIELNPVRAGLVSEPELVRCSSYRYHALGEADALVSPHPLYLALGASPRDRRDAYRAMCRWALSPEVLRDIRRSIGSRNGRADARSGTEFETQGLLRPQL
- a CDS encoding Ig-like domain-containing protein → MRRAWLLTAGIIVGCGGGSETAVTPPPVAVATVTVTESSIPTLLVGSSVQLTATARDAQNNALPARPIAWSSSAPSIASVSATGLVTGVAPGAAQVRATADGKFAEVAVTVRAQPWSLTGSLAIGRTLHSLTVLANGSVLATGGQVLGTPFQTIRSAELYDPASGSWRTVGSLTTGRANHVAIRLLNGKVLVAGGYSLEPSTRLASAELYDPVTEAWSVTGSMSEPRDLAAAALLPDGRVLVAGGSGAGTNLNALATAEIYDPATGRWSRAANLSVARGGHTATSLANGKVLVAGGGSGTFTAPTLHASAELYDPATGVWRTTGSVTIARGFHRAVALPDGRLLLTGGSDFVSTVFPSSDLYDAASGAWSITAALGTGRISHSATVLRNGSVLVAGGGNGGSAPLAGAELFDLATGRWAAAGDMRVSRSNHAAALLPNGKVLVAGGQGVGASTSAELFDPG
- a CDS encoding phosphoribosyltransferase — its product is MSVTPLFHDRHAGGMALAQALSQHVRRPGTVVLGMARGGVAVAAPVARALDASLDTFVGRKLGVPGLEEVAFGAIAEGDEGPVLEGVHDYIGLPRRVVTTIVAHEREEMARRIRRYRDGHPLPSLAGRTVIVVDDGLASGATLTAAGRALRRHRPARLIAAVPVASTDGLQSARATFDEVVAVATPAPFGTVSDWYRDYDPVSDAEVRALLGRAPAPEHREHAAAPAGNERDVAIPSTEPGFTLVMPGELGMPPDARSPHGLVILAHGGGSSRGSYRNRYLAARLRLAGWATLRVDLLGERERDADTDGGCASTSHASRADSSLPRAGAWTMTLRVRITSSSSAPAPAPRRDRCRGCPPRSCPRRDREGRTCRPRRGSPRARAGAVAARRWKCRRGHPAPQP
- a CDS encoding serine/threonine protein kinase; protein product: MSHIDPHQWAELGPLLDRALELTAEAREAWLHELAAQSPELAASLTALLSADARADERGFLAESPAASLAGRELGHYTLIRPLGHGGMGSVWLARRTDGRFEGLAAVKLMSLALMGETGQARFRREGTALARLRHPAIGRLLDAGVAPSGQPYLVLEYVDGQHIDVHADAARLSQHQRIELILQVLDAVVHAHANLVVHRDLKPSNILVTAEGQVKLLDFGIAKLLQEDGEDARTALTSDGAGALTLDYASPEQLRGEDITTATDIYALGVLLYLLLSGRHPTRGPHPTPAEAVHGILQVEPRPLGLGDLDTIIAKALRKSPAERYATAATLADDLRRYLRDEPVSARPDSLGYRARKFVRRNRGAVAAAVVMAIVLIGSTAFSVVQARRAAEQRDVAVRSARRATAMTELQAVLAGDNRRADGKPLTTAERIALAEEVLVAQFGSEPWLVSEVLIDLSTRLGESMDRTGERALLARAAAIARAGNQREPLALASCARSTSFWSRVTQRFRVRRAVDRQGGPGSRREHRGSHRALTVPRGGGQGPRGEWAR
- a CDS encoding sigma-70 family RNA polymerase sigma factor, whose protein sequence is MTEPASNALFAALYDELHRLAAIQLQRMGSDLSLGATTLLHEAYLNLASRDRVQFPDQAHFMGYAARAMRSIVIDYARRGMAQKRGGGAFEITLGNAQAAVDPAASHDVTELERLSTSLDELAQLEPKLAQLVDLHFFCGYSFVEIAHMRGTSDRTVQRDWRKARLMLQHALDATP